CTCCCACaggaatttcttctttttttttgggttacTTTCTCATTTATTGAATTGGTGCAATACACTTATATAGACAAGCTTTGCCTACAAATACAAGGGTAATTTTGAGTTCAATCTCCAACTTTCTATGTGAATCTCACCTcctttcaaattaaaccatgaaaaagattatttttaacaGGTTTGTCTATAGGGATAACCTTGGACTTAGCTGTGGAAGATTTGAAAACCTAAGCACTAAAGTGTAGTAGTAGACAAGGATTCCTTAAAAAAAGTTGGAAACTCCATGAATGATTGGGTTAGATCTTGCTAAACAAGTGTTAAGAGACAAATTTCAGACAAATGGATGCCAAGTTCTAAAAGTGCCATGTGCATATACAGTTTCAGATCAATCATGGACCAGGCTGTTGCTAAAATTATAACATGTTCTTATCTACCTGTAAAGCTATCTACTCAAGAATGATAGAgaataattaaagattaacAACAATTTTACCTTTCCTCTCAGGACATACATGGATTTTCTGTAGATTTCACttgctctttttcttttaacctTGGTatattcttgtttttcttttttaaataacaatttCAATTTGGCTTGGAAGTAGATGACAGGGATGGTAGCTAGAGAGATATTTCCGAACATCCCGCCCGACCGATCCTAATGGGACAGATAAAGATAGTTATAAACGGATTTGGAATgagtttgaaattaaattttaatatttgtgtCGTGTTTAGGTCGGGTTCGGATTTAAACTTTCGATATCTGCTATTTGAACCCGATTATTTAAATGGATATAGATATAGGGCTGAATCCAGTATTCGATACCCgtttaattaatatacatatatattatgtgtatgaaataaaataataagaaaaattataaattataaatttttatttaaaactgcatggtttcaaatttagaattttttttttatttttattaatttttgttaatatattttaaaatttaattattataaacagGTATCCATTTAATTATCTGAATCTTTATGTAAATGAGTATTTAACGGGTAAGGTATCCATTAcccatttaaatattcataaagtttatttaataattatacatattagcatatttttattgggttCGGATAATATACGGGTATTTCTATTCGGATTTAGGACGAGTtcgaataataaaaatattattctaaacAGGTTTGGAACAagtttgaatatatatatatatattttttaattggatTCGAATTCGGGTACCTTTAAATAGGTGGGTACCCTATCCGTTGACATTCATAAATGATAGTATATATTACTTtgataattatgaattaaaaataattagcataacttttaaattttgagttaaCCACAAGTAAGCTGAATGACtatttttagctttattttttaaaaattttactttttatattaaagaatatattaattaatcaaactgattagaaaatatagcatttaagatatatttttcaaattccaagttaataacaaataagcttacttaaattcaatatttctttaaattttctgaatttatttatttggtttattaacttttttaattaattgaatgatgaaaccattaaatatataattttactttttatattgaaaaatatatcaattaatcaaactgattagaaaatttagtatttaagatatatttttcaaattccgagttaataacaaatatactgccctaaattcaatttttttttattttttgaatttatttatttggtttattaatttttttaattaattgattgatggaaccattaaatatttttctttcttttgaatttagtATTCCTCAAaatttacattaaaaaaaaattatttcttcaaaagatatactttttctttcaattaaacaaacaattaaatattgttttatcaattttagatTTAGCATTTCCACAAagaactaaagaaaaataaaaatttaatatgtctGAGCCCGGGTTCGAACCGGGGACCTCTAGTGTGTGAGACTAGCGTGATAACCGACTACACCACCCAGACAACTTGATGTCACAATGAAACCTAAATTCACCTTTGGACGGTCAATTTTTGAAGCCGCAGAATTTGTTATTGGcgtctcttcttcttttcctcctCTGTTTTGAAGTCTCTGCGGAGAAAAGATaggaaaaaaaaggagaaagaagaaCAAAACGAAATCGAGGCTAACGAGAAAGAGGAGAAGTCATGAGCGCTAATCATCATGCATCTCTAGGTCGACGAACGGTATTTGATCTTAGAATCACCAATAGATttggtttttttcttttggtgttTTTTGAATCgattatttgaaatttgattttgGATTTTGTAAAGTTGGAGGAGATTAGACAAAAGAGAGCGGCTGAGAGATTAAGTAAAACATATTCAGGACCAGATCTCTCTAAAGCATCAGTCTCTAACGGTCTCTTTCGTCTCTTTTCATTACCTTTCTTGTCTTCAAAAATTAGTATGATTTGATTATCCTATTGTATTGAATTATGTCATTTATATGCAGATAATGCAGGCATGAAAAAATCAGAAAGCGGAAATCGACTCTCTGACGTAGCAATTCAGctttgatttgatttatttatttaatatttattgtacCAATTCTGGAAATGCAAGAATTCAGTTCAATTGAATTCAACTCTCATGTTTGGAAGctagaatttgaatttgattcttttaatatccaaaaaaaaataaaaaaaaggggttttcaaaagaaatgaaattatgctaaaagtgccataaatttagataaaaagaCTGAAATGTGAAACTAGGTCTGAATAAAGATGtttttttattgctttattTCACAGTTTTTTggtaaaaataaaggaaaagaatagcatccttttgttcctttttaagttttgatttgaaaaGGTTAGATTGGTAATTGAGCCATGAGCAATGTTATACAAGTATTATAGATTGGACCTATCACTTTGTAAGCAATGATCGTTATTAACATGTAACTCTTTTAAAATGCATACATTCAAGTGCTTATTTTGTGATGCTTTCATGAAAAAGGGTTGAGCTTTTCTTAAGTCATTAGGTGCATTTGCATATGCTTGGATGAGAATGGAAAAGTTTGTTTTCAGTTATTTAAGTATGTGGTAATGAAGCAGGTCAGTCTTagaatgatttttaatttaaatagctAAGTCTTAAGTCATGTTAAGATTTTGTTTGTACATTTTATATTAAGATATAGTTTTCAATGGCTTGTGCAGACTGATGTCAGTGGATTAGTATCTCAGCTAAAAGATCTGCAGAAGAAGAATGCAGATTTGGAGGAAAGCAACAAGATGCTCTCCATGAAGGTATGATGGTGgtgatatttgattatttcttttgcattGAGAGAAATGAAAGAACAGATTTGTTATTGTGTTTATCAAGCtgtattcttttttctctctgcTTCAGATTCAAACAAAGGATGTTGAGAATGATTCACTTGTAAAGCGCTTAAATGACCTGGTACTGGAatgatctttttctttttcctctttccCTCCTTCGTTTTCTTAATGCATGTgaaagaactttgcagacaTCAACTTTTTGATTTCTCTATGATTTGCAGGAACAAAATACTGTACCATCTTTGAGGAAAGCACTTAAGGATGTAGCCATGGAGAAAGATGCAGCAGTTGTTGCACGGGTATGCCCTATTAGCTCATTATTCGTTTATTTGTTTCTGTTactcctttttcattcttcacCCACAACATCTGATATTTTAGTGTAGGAGGATCTTTCAACCCAGCTTCGCACCCTTAAGAAACGTCTGAAGGAAGCAGAAGAAGAACAGTACAGAGTATGCAAACAGATTCCTGCTAATATCACTTATAGTAGCAGCTGAATTTCTgtattcttattaattttcttgcaATAGGCAGAGGAAGACGCAGCATCCTTAAGAGCAGAATTAAACTCAATACAGCAACAAGCAATGAGTAATCCACTTGGCGGAATAACCTCTATTGGTATTTCACCAGATCAAGTACAAAGCTTGGAAAAGGAGTTGGCTagtttaaaatctaatttgcAGGTTAGaattgttttgtttgttttccctTTAGGAGTTCTGGGATGAGTTTCTTACGATGGTTGAAAACTTATAGCAAGAGTCATCATTGAGGCAACAAGAGCAACATAGATTAGCTCAGGAGCTCGCTTGGGCTTCTACCCTTATGTCTGAGAAGCAGGAATTGGAAGAGAAACTTGCAGCTATATCTAAAAGAGCCCCTGGTATATTCCTTTTAGAAACATTCATTGTAGTATTTAGTATCGTTAAGGGCATTATGGTCCCCATACAATGTGCATTTTATTGTGTTTCTTGTTCTATTTTGCTTTTCTAACTCACTGTCTCTTGCTTGTGCAATGCAGAGGAAGTATCAGAAAAAGTTTTTCATAAGGGATTCTCAGTGGTAATTCAATGCTTCTggttgttatatttattagtctTGCTTTCTTATTCTTAAACGTGAGATGCATGCGACACTTCGAATATAATTGCAATGTTTTTCCTGTCTTCTTATTCATCAGTATCcaaaaccaataaaatttCTTGCTGATTCATGATCCCTTCTTAGAATTATGGGATAAGATTTTGATTTACTGTCTTGATGGATGCTATATAATTTGCaggaagaaaaggagaaactTGAGAAGCAGTTGCATGATTTGGCTGTAGCAGTTGAGAGATTAGAGAGTAGTAGACAGAAACTTTTAGAGGAGGTGCCGTCTTTGCTTTTgtgattttcttatagtaattGGAATTGAACTACGAAAGTTAGTGATTTTCTGAAGGTGACCTTGCTTCATAATTTTCATGTCAGATTGATTCTCAATCTTCAGAGATTGAGAAGCTTTTCGAGGAAAATTCGaatctctcttcttcttaccAAGAGGCAGTAAGCATAGGAAAGCAGTGGGAGAATCAGGTAATCTCTGCACTGTTCGATGACTATTTCAATCACATTTGTGTTTTCAGGAAATTTGAAAACATGATAGTTTATCTATGGCGTAGCATTTCATTGGGGTTATCCTATAGACTGTTTCTGTTGCTTTGTCATGGACTTTGAGAGTACAACACCTGTCAGCCTTGTACATTGTTTTTATCAGCATCAGTATTGTGCTGGCTTTGTTTTCTTGAGATAATGATTTTCTTGTGCTGGCTTTGTTATCTTGAGATAATGATTTGCTTCAAATGTAACTTCTGCAGTTGAAGGATTGTCTTAAGCAAAATGAAGAGCTTCGTGGAGTTCTTGTTAAGATGAGAATGGAACAGACTAATATGCTTTCTTCAAGTGGTAGGGAGTTCCTGAGAAAACCAACAGAAAGCTATAGCAATGGGGTAAACGAGACTGGTTCACAGGCATATACAACTGAAGTTCTTTCCCTCAGGGTTAGTATTTTGAAGGTTAAAGAACTTGCATCACGTTTTCAGTTAGGTActagttttcatttttatcaGTTTGCTTTCCCTCATGGTTGATAGTTTTGTTCTTTTCACAGGGTGAACTTGCAAAAGAACAAAACAGAGCAGAAGCATTGTCAGCAGAGGTCCTGCAGCTATCAGCAAAACTCCAAGAGGCCACACAGGCATATAATGGTCTTGCACGCCTGTAAGTTCTTCCATTCTCTCTAATTTGCATTTTTGGCTTACAATTACGATTTTGGTGGTAAAGATTCTTAGACACTGGATCTACAAAACTgaggttaattttatttgccATTGCAGCTACAAACCAGTGCTGAGGAACATTGAGAACAGCCTCATCAAAATGAAGCAAGATGGCCCAGTGACAGTTCTGTGAAGACACAAGCAACACAGCTGCAATCTCATTCTTTTTCTGACAAGTGTTTTGTAATATACTTTTTTGGTGTTCAATTCGATCATTGCGGCATTGCCTGATGGAAACAAGTTTCAGAGGAATGTTTTGAGTAGGTTCTGTTATATCGTAAGAGCAAAATATTATACTCCAGGAATCAACACAAGTTAAATGTCAAGTTGAAGGTCCATTcagaaagtaaaaaatatgtGGGATGTCTCGGCAAGGTTTGGGAAGAAGTAATATaatgttttattattgtaCATGAAGTGCCCCCCTTTCTGAAAATGATCTTGATGAGTTGAGTCACTCGCTgagttatttaaattttaataggtAACAATTCATTCGAAGACGCGAGTTAAACTCGGACTTTGATAAAAATTCTCTCGAGAAAAAGTATGATTTGCTAGGCTTATTTATTAACTcataaattaaagtattaataGCTTTTACATTTTactaataattacaaaaaaagtTGTTTAGACTTAGTtgttagaattaaaaaaacaagaagaaatttCATGTCATGcgatttcttttaaaaaaattatttttatgatttttttaagaatttataacattgttttaaaattctttcatttctatggctttttattttttaaatttcataaaaaaaagtattaaaaatatatataaaaaatattgaaaggaTATCATTTAACTTGCATAATCTGAAATCAACCAAATAATgcagatttattatttttattttatatctttatgtTTGATCGATGAATTGAATGgtattatatgttttttttatagtaactagtgtattttgatgacgtgaaaatatatgtttcaaaaaatatactataatatactaaaaaaattctaaaatatagttaaaagtacatgaaatacaattaacacacattaattaaaaagtttaaaatttaaaacttaattaattgaaattaagaaaGTCATTTAAGGTGCCA
The Ricinus communis isolate WT05 ecotype wild-type chromosome 1, ASM1957865v1, whole genome shotgun sequence DNA segment above includes these coding regions:
- the LOC8284096 gene encoding WEB family protein At3g02930, chloroplastic isoform X1, whose translation is MSANHHASLGRRTLEEIRQKRAAERLSKTYSGPDLSKASVSNDNAGMKKSESGNRLSDTDVSGLVSQLKDLQKKNADLEESNKMLSMKIQTKDVENDSLVKRLNDLEQNTVPSLRKALKDVAMEKDAAVVAREDLSTQLRTLKKRLKEAEEEQYRAEEDAASLRAELNSIQQQAMSNPLGGITSIGISPDQVQSLEKELASLKSNLQQESSLRQQEQHRLAQELAWASTLMSEKQELEEKLAAISKRAPEEVSEKVFHKGFSVEEKEKLEKQLHDLAVAVERLESSRQKLLEEIDSQSSEIEKLFEENSNLSSSYQEAVSIGKQWENQLKDCLKQNEELRGVLVKMRMEQTNMLSSSGREFLRKPTESYSNGVNETGSQAYTTEVLSLRGELAKEQNRAEALSAEVLQLSAKLQEATQAYNGLARLYKPVLRNIENSLIKMKQDGPVTVL
- the LOC8284096 gene encoding WEB family protein At3g02930, chloroplastic isoform X2, giving the protein MKKSESGNRLSDTDVSGLVSQLKDLQKKNADLEESNKMLSMKIQTKDVENDSLVKRLNDLEQNTVPSLRKALKDVAMEKDAAVVAREDLSTQLRTLKKRLKEAEEEQYRAEEDAASLRAELNSIQQQAMSNPLGGITSIGISPDQVQSLEKELASLKSNLQQESSLRQQEQHRLAQELAWASTLMSEKQELEEKLAAISKRAPEEVSEKVFHKGFSVEEKEKLEKQLHDLAVAVERLESSRQKLLEEIDSQSSEIEKLFEENSNLSSSYQEAVSIGKQWENQLKDCLKQNEELRGVLVKMRMEQTNMLSSSGREFLRKPTESYSNGVNETGSQAYTTEVLSLRGELAKEQNRAEALSAEVLQLSAKLQEATQAYNGLARLYKPVLRNIENSLIKMKQDGPVTVL